In Aureibaculum algae, the following are encoded in one genomic region:
- a CDS encoding DUF3108 domain-containing protein yields the protein MYKKTLFLLLIFSFVLQAQNVKPAFKKGELLKYRISYSNWFNAGSATLEIKESTNNGKSSFHIKGKGKTTGVTGWFFKVNDDYQTYFYKNNLLPYKFIRKIDEGGYTKDKEIHFHQNSNKATVKDHEKKTEEMFSTDQGVHDMLSTLYYLRNQDISKMKPGDEVKLTMFFDEKNYPFRLRYLGTETIKTKFGKVASAKFRPLVQAGRVFKAKESITVWVSNDKNKIPLRIKADLAVGSLRADLDLYKGLANSFPMIFD from the coding sequence ATGTATAAAAAGACACTATTTCTTTTACTTATCTTTTCTTTTGTTCTACAAGCACAGAATGTGAAACCTGCGTTTAAAAAGGGAGAATTATTAAAATATAGAATCAGTTATAGTAATTGGTTTAATGCTGGTAGTGCAACCTTAGAAATTAAGGAAAGTACTAATAATGGAAAGTCTTCTTTTCATATCAAGGGAAAAGGAAAAACTACTGGAGTTACAGGGTGGTTTTTCAAAGTAAATGACGATTATCAAACCTATTTTTATAAGAATAATTTACTTCCATATAAATTTATTAGAAAGATAGATGAAGGGGGTTATACTAAAGATAAAGAAATACATTTCCATCAAAATAGTAATAAAGCTACTGTAAAAGATCATGAAAAAAAGACAGAAGAAATGTTTAGTACAGATCAAGGTGTACATGATATGCTTTCTACTCTATATTATTTAAGAAATCAAGACATTTCAAAAATGAAACCTGGTGATGAAGTTAAATTAACCATGTTTTTTGATGAAAAGAATTATCCTTTTAGGTTACGTTATTTAGGTACTGAAACGATTAAAACGAAATTTGGTAAAGTAGCCAGTGCAAAGTTTAGACCACTTGTACAGGCAGGTCGTGTTTTTAAAGCTAAGGAAAGTATAACCGTTTGGGTTAGCAATGATAAAAATAAAATACCACTTCGAATTAAGGCAGATTTAGCTGTCGGATCATTAAGAGCAGACTTAGATCTTTATAAGGGTTTGGCAAATTCCTTTCCAATGATTTTTGATTAA